Proteins from a genomic interval of Quercus lobata isolate SW786 chromosome 11, ValleyOak3.0 Primary Assembly, whole genome shotgun sequence:
- the LOC115966899 gene encoding disease resistance protein RPP13-like, with the protein MTDSVVSFLLENLTQLLIRESKLLRGVKDQVRSVEKELAVIKIFPRNTEGKRHDELVKEVVSQIRDVAYEAEDVIDTYIITVAENRRRSKLGKLIHSCDQAITFHEVASKIESIKNIYKEINDNRSKYGIEIAESSGGNAEAGEILHKRRKHVEEDQVVGFAHDAEVLMKELMEGSLQRNVVSIIGMGGLGKTTLARKIYNNNDVKNYFNFRGWVYVSQEYRIRGLLLEILKGLSPLPRVMLRAELKEKLLHGLYATYSSNNDKLKGRLTEDFKDFKCFKERHERSKEMNDEKFRKAWSKFLEGIHDHNDLKNSLSNFVQDFYNENRVEVTVELKKELLRKLYATYSSNINKLEGTLTEHLKCFKEMNERFKEMNDEEFRKAWTEYLEGVQDRNDLKNSLSKFVQDFYSEYRVKLEDMTEDELKSVLLESLKDKRYLLVMDDI; encoded by the coding sequence ATGACAGATAGTGTTGTGAGTTTCCTGTTGGAGAATCTGACTCAATTGCTTATCCGAGAATCAAAATTGCTACGTGGAGTTAAGGATCAAGTCAGGTCAGTTGAGAAGGAGCTAGCTGTGATCAAAATCTTCCCCCGAAATACTGAAGGCAAACGACACGATGAATTGGTGAAGGAGGTAGTCAGCCAAATTAGGGACGTAGCCTATGAGGCTGAGGATGTTATTGATACATACATCATTACTGTGGCAGAGAACAGGAGAAGAAGCAAGCTGGGGAAGTTAATCCATTCATGTGACCAAGCAATTACGTTTCACGAGGTTGCAAGCAAGATAGAGAGCATCAAGAACATCTACAAGGAAATTAACGACAATAGGAGCAAGTACGGCATAGAAATTGCTGAATCATCTGGAGGAAATGCAGAAGCAGGGGAGATACTGCACAAGCGCAGGAAACATGTTGAGGAAGATCAAGTAGTAGGCTTCGCTCATGACGCTGAGGTATTGATGAAGGAGCTTATGGAAGGGAGTTTGCAACGGAATGTTGTTTCAATCATTGGCATGGGTGGCTTAGGCAAAACCACTCTTGCTAGGAAGATCTACAACAACAATGATGTCAAGAATTACTTTAATTTCCGTGGGTGGGTTTATGTTTCTCAAGAATATAGAATCAGAGGGCTGTTGCTTGAAATTTTGAAGGGACTGTCACCACTACCAAGAGTGATGTTGAGAGCtgaattgaaagagaaattacTCCACGGTTTGTATGCTACGTATAGTTCGAATAATGATAAATTGAAAGGGAGACTAACTGAAGACTTTAAAGACTTTAAATGTTTCAAAGAAAGGCATGAACGTTCCAAAGAAATGAATGATGAAAAATTCAGAAAGGCATGGTCTAAGTTCTTGGAAGGCATACATGACCATAATGATTTGAAAAATTCGTTGTCAAATTTCGTGCAAGATTTTTACAACGAGAATCGAGTAGAAGTGACAGTTGAATTGAAAAAGGAATTACTCCGCAAGTTGTATGCTACGTATAGCTCGAATATTAATAAATTGGAAGGGACACTAACAGAACACTTGAAATGTTTCAAAGAAATGAATGAACGTTTCAAAGAAATGAATGATGAAGAATTCAGAAAGGCATGGACTGAGTACTTGGAAGGCGTACAAGACCGTAATGATTTGAAAAATTCGTTGTCAAAATTCGTGCAAGATTTTTACAGCGAGTATAGAGTAAAATTGGAAGATATGACTGAGGATGAATTGAAAAGTGTGCTGCTTGAAAGCTTGAAAGACAAGAGATACTTACTTGTTATGGATGACATCTAG